In Alosa alosa isolate M-15738 ecotype Scorff River chromosome 10, AALO_Geno_1.1, whole genome shotgun sequence, the genomic stretch AGAGATGTCTTGACCTTTCACCCCGTTTCATCCTTTGTCAACAATTCGCACAACAATTCACCAGAGTGCCTACAGCCTGTGGATCCTAACATTAAAAAGGTATGGATCATACAAGTTGTTTTGTGATTGAAATATTTTGGTTACAGGGTTCCTACGgagtatggaaaacctggaaaagtatggaatttaattttagtaatttccaggtctggataagtatggaaaaaagaaacaagggtatggagaataatttgtgtttccagactattgcatctacagtactaatcacttcactcaggtcataatgaaccattcctactgttgtgtagcttaaTCAAGATACAATTGAATGGGGTATACCAAGACATGGATACTGCATTAtctgataaactgttattgcaaacaaataatactgtttacggtgatttctgaggcctctgccagcagtgcactagtctcccaacatatgtaggctatgctgacAGAGAACTAAAAATGTGAGTGCACCTTCCAACACAGCACTTCCCCAATGAAAAGTATCCAACAATTTGAgaatggaaaaagtatggaattttgaaatggaaaatgtgtgggAACCCTGTGGTTAGATTCAGCTTAGTGGTACAAGATTCTGAGCATATATTACTAACACACAgaatcaatttttttttgtgtgtgtttaaacatattatcaaaattagtgctgtcaaaatGAACATGCTAATAATTTTGattcatttgaaaaaaaaaaaacttttagaGGCTTTACTAATCTCAGTTCTAAAGCTAGGATAAAGTCCAGGGTATCAAAATAAGCAGACAACCTAATGCACGCATACGTATCACTTGACATGCTAGCAGGAGGTGGCAGAGGACTAAATACCGCTCCAAATCTAGCCAACATTTTGTTGAGGAAAAAACTGGCATGGTCATCTTTCAAAAAAAGGTCTTTGAATTCTCTCCCTCACTGTTTTCTATTATGGACTATTGTTAACATTTAACTAACAATTAATATATTGGTCTGGGGTTTGTTGAAGTGCATAAGCAGAAAAAAAGCATGTCAAGCTAACAGTCAATGGCCTTAATGGCTTTATTGGGGATCTGTTAGAGCAGATTCTACACAGAACAAGCTAAgttaaaaaaatatacaaaataaacattagatTTTGAATTCCTTGTTGAGTTTACATTAATTACATGACTTCAATATCCATTATTAAAAGCTTCATTAGAAAGGAAATTAATGGTGATTAATCGCCAGCGAAATTGTGTGAAATTACTTACTCAttactttttttattgattgacagccctaattcaAATCACCGTTGCTAATTAATAGCCACCATTTTTTTTCCACAAGTACAGGTTCTTACTAGTGAAAGGCTCTTATGAAGTGTAGGTTTCATTAAGCATAGcatatttattacatttttgttagtcaTGTGTCTGAATTGATAGTACAACTCTCCTCTGCTGAGAATATTTACAACAGTTTCAAAATGTTTGATACTTGTGAATATCAAGGATTATTAATAAACACGTGTTTGAAAACACTTTCAGAtacacacaggagaggtgttaaTAGTGCTGTAAGGTAGGAGATTTCCCACATCGGctaaccaagcctatttaccattaaaaacaaaatctgaGCAGCCTGCAAGAGCATTTTACTGGGATTGTCAAGCAGGCATCATCTGTATTTACATCTGTCTTACTCCACTCTAGTTGACAATTTTTCTTTGCTCACTTGTTTTCTTTGTGGCCTTGAATGTTAGTGGTATAGTGTTAATTTAACCAGATGCAGACACTATGAAATTGGTTAGGTATAATATCAAAAGCAGAAAGTATAGTTTTATCGTTAATATTTTGTCTTAACCTGTGGAATTTAAAAtagagaataataaaaaaaaacttaattAATATTGTAGAACATATCAAGTTTCACAGTAAGGTCTTTCAGCAGAATGTCAGCTTAAACTGTACTCTGAGGCTACCATTTTTATTGAATGAGTACAGAAAGCAGTGTCCAGTGTGGCCATGTTCTTGTATGGCGCTTCCTAAGCCCTTTGGCTCTCCCTCCTACTTTGTTTACTCTGCTCAGAAGCCTGTGGAGACTGCTAGCAGTAAGATGATGATGAGCTGGTTAAAGAGCTCCACACCCGCCAAGAGGAAGGAACCTGAAGATTCCACAAATACAGAGGCCAGGGAAAAATCCACAGAGACAAAGCGACTCAAGAAAACAGGGCCGCTGCAGCAATGGCTTCAGGGCAGTGGAACAAGCAAGAAGTGAAGTGACTTGAATGGGTGGTGTAGCAACCTAACTGTTGCTAGGATTTAGACTTAAAATGCAAGACCAATAATCCAGGAGGTGTTTTCTATAATCGCTAGCAGTGAGTTGGAAAATCCAACACGCATCCTTTTGCTAATTCATTGGAGAATCACATTTTGGAGTGTTAGTCTTCAGGTTTAGTTGTGTTTACTGATCACAAACGAGCAAAGTGTCTCTTGTAAGTCATGCAATATCTGTTTCCTGTATGTGCAAGTCTACACACAGAATGGTCTGTTCCATTctgcaaaacaacaacatttatttaacaacatttttttattttcattattactttgaaatacatattttcccAAACAATGTGTATGATGTGCATGTATGgtttaattaatttcaatgaTGAGTGCTTGAACATTTTCCCTATCTTTTATCAAGttctgtgtttgtctatgtaatgcaagtcaaatttttcaataataataacaataataataataataataataataatgtatgaACAGACAGTAAAAGATCCGAGTGATATCAAGCACTTAAATTCTTTGCCAACCTGAGCTACCGGCAGACACAAAGTGAGATATGGTAAGACAGAGGCCGTTGGCCTTTGCCACAGATcgacaaacaaaacagatttgCAGTTATACAAACTCTTACGACATGAAAGTAGACAATAAAAAAGTAGACAATATAGAAGTACTAATTGTCATAGTAGTACTagtactagtagtagtagtgagTTGTATTCatacacaaagaaaaaaacattttgcttTCCTCCCTGACATGTGATTGGCTATTTGATTGGGGTGTTTGATTAGTTCCTTCTTACTCAGGGTTCATCTACGGGTACAGCTTTGTATGGCATTGGATGACAGACCAGGGCACCTTTTAAAAATCCTTTTCACCAGCCATGTTCAACTGACCAAACATGTGTCTTTAAAGGTTTGAAATCACATGACAAAAAACACTACCCAAGTCAGGGAATTTGTGATTGGTCAGCTACATTTTGTAGACCTGTTCAATCACTGACGATCAGTCATGAGAATGAAGCCAATGAAAAAAGCTTTAAAAAGGTAGGGCGCTTTTACATAGGGATAAGCAGGTCAGTACTTGTCAGTAATCGGGGCAGTGTTTTAAATTCATACCTCTAACCCTAAGTTTGAACTGAAATGGTAGTTTCTATTTCTGTATAAGCTGCAAATGAGGTGCTTTGAAAAAGTCAACAAAGTGCAGAAATTAAAAGCTTTCAGGCTTCTTTCCCCCTATCTTGCCACCCAGTTTACCACTGAGACTACTCATGCTAGCATCCATGTATGTCTTAAGAGCTGTAGATGTGGCTGTAGATGCATTTTTAAGATCAAGTACAGAGATTAATTACACATCCTTCACATCTCAATTCTCCATGTATACAGTTTGGGAGCAAATCAGTAAGGAAGTCCCTAACCCCCTTTCAAGTGTTGCAGGGACGTGAGCTTTGCACAAAGAGAAGGGCaggaaaaaaactaaacaaaaaaagGTGTCCAGAGTTGTGATAGAGCAGGGTTAAAagggctattattattattttttaagataatcacacacatattttacCAAAAAGGTTTTGACTTATTTTGGTGGTCTTCGAGCTTACATGTTAGCCTCTTGAGCTTAAGTGTCTTCGAGTATATGAATGTGAGTGCATTAACATGTACGGTGTACTCTACAAGAGGAAGCCTGCTTGCTCTACAAAGGCCAGTTATAATATTGGGGAAACGTGGGGGAGGCGGTGGGTGGGTGAATGGGGGTCagggtaaggagagagagattgtgtgggGGTGGCAGAGGGGAGAGACAAGGCCAGAGAGGGTGTGGGGGGGTCTACAacagacccccccaccaccaaggGTTCCAGGATTCTCAGCAGCTGCATGTCTCCGCTGATGGCTTGGCCCGCTCGTTTCTGTCCAGTTTGATAGGCTCAGGGAACTCATTGTACAGCTCCACCTCTGTTTCCTGTGCACAGCCATGGTGATACAGAACGGATATTAAACTTAAAGAGCAAAGCCAGTTCGTGTCATGACAATACGACTTATTGTGAGTGAAACACAATGTACTCCGCTATGAACAATTACAACTGCTCATATTTAACTGTATACTAGAACGCATTGACGGACAGAATGAATTCATGAGCAAAACTAGAATATCACTTCAACTCCGTAAGGGCTACACACATCAGCTCTTGTCATACCTGCTTAAGAGCATTGCGTGCTATGGTCTGGAAGGCTTGTTCCACATTAATGGCTTCCTTAGCGCTCGTCTCAAAGTATGGGATGTTGTTCTTGCTCTGGCACCATGCCTGTGCTCGCTTAGTAGTCACCTGGAGAGCAGACAACAAGGTGTGATTTacaggggcggtggtagtgtggTGGTTAAGGAATTGAAGAAATCTGACCAAAAATAAGCAAGCACTTGTGTAAACAGGAAGAGAGCTGGAAAAAGTGATGTGAACTTGATGTATGAAATTACTCTATACCCTGCCTGCTAACATTACATTCCAAATTAAAAAGCAATTACGAACTTCAAAGATAAGGTCAGCGTAACCTCTCAAAATGGAGATTTCATCATGGTAACGAAAAAAACAGCTACAGCTCAGACATGTGGAGTTAGGAGGCAAACTGAAGCGTGAGCAACACCCACCAATGAGAATGAGTGTAGAAACATCAAAGGGAATCAAAGGCAAGGGACTGagttaagtatatatactcttttgatcccgcgagggaaatttggtctctgcatttatcccaatccgtgaattagtgaaacacactcagcacacagtgaacacacagtgaggtgaccACAAAGGGGAAGTTCTCTCAGCtcatcccggcgcagtgagctgcctgctacagcggcgctcggggagcagtgaggggtttaggtgccttgctcaagggcacttcagccgttcctactggtcgaggatccaaccggcaaccctctggttacaagccctaaccagtaggctacgacTGCCCCcttataaatattattaaacTGCCCCATTATACATATTATTAAACAATATGATCACAAAGACCAAAGGTTGCCAGATTTCCATAAAGGtgctagcctgggttttcccatgctgccttacgtgCGCAATTtcattcacgctgctaggcagcctggattccatggacttcgttttcacctcaacgaaggaaccaatcacagaatggaggggggacagcaagacgatgactacacaccgaagcggttatgagctacgtacagacacatttgaagcggccaataaacggctctgggcattcttaaaccacatttcaaatacgagaaaattaatatgtagttcccagacccccatctcaatgaggtttggcgttagccaggctataAAGGTGCTGCACTTCTGAGGaagaattttttatttttttgctgttCTATCCCTTTGGTGATGCCACATTCTTACCTGTCTGTTCTCTAGGTCTATCTTGTTGCCAAGCACCACAAAGGGGAAGTTCTCTGGGTCACGTGGGCTGGCCTGAATCAGGAACTCGTCTCTCCAGCTGTCTAGGGTCTTAAAAGTGTTTGGAGCGGTCACATCGAACACCAAAACGCAGCAGTCTGCACCGCGGTAGAATGCTACTCCTAGGGACTGGAATCGTTCCTGGCCTGCAGTATCCCATATCTTCAGAGGAACCAAAAGAATACCAGTTAGAGcttctactgtaggctactgcatggtGACAGTTTTAAGGGTAGGCAATTGTTAGAATCATGCTGTAATCTGATCAACATAATAGGAAAGCATTATGAAAAACATCTGGAAAGCAATGGCACTTAATAATCATTTAAATGCAATGAGTGGTTGTTATTAAAACAATCAGATTTTGGCATATTAAAAAACATAATTCAGGCATGACTGTACCTGCATTGTGACGAGTCGGTCATCCACCATCACCTCTTTTGTCAAGAAATCAGCTCCTATTGTTGCTTTATACTGATTGCTAAACTTCTTATTCACATACTGATTCATAAGAGAGGTCTTCCCAACTCTTCAaaagcagaaagaaaaaaagagagattcaTGCTACAGATACGCCAACCTTACTTCAACTATGTTTCAGGGATGTTTCTTATGATTTAACCAGCCATGAAATGAAAACCACTTTTGAAGGGAAAAATAGAAATTACAAGATCATTCCATAGCTAACTAGTATAAAAGAATGGTAAGGAAAATGCCCAACAACCACCTACTTCTGACAAATAAAATGACTGCATGAAGAACTCTACACCCAAAGAGGGCTTCTATTATGTGTACAATGCAGGACTACCATATCTTAGCATTACCATTCAACATTTGCTGTGTTGATTATGGTTTATACATTTTTAGCCTGTGATGTGGCTTTTTGGTACAAACCAACAGTATACTGAAACAGATCATTACATCTACATGCTACACATCAGTGGTGATTAGTGAGGTTCCTCCTTCACTGTAAAACACTTTGGATGGCTTGAAAAGCGCAATATGCAGTGTTGTTGTATTTGCTTGTAGCTTCCCCAAGTGGGACACTATCCTTACATTGTAGTACAGAAACATATTATGGGTGTAAAATATACATTGACAGGGTTTGGATTAGCTCAGAGTACTGTGACTTAAATGGACCTAGCTGGTAAATCACTTCCACTGAATCCACCAGAAATTAACATTCTTAGATAACACAAAATTCATTCATATATATAGCTTATGATAAAACAGACCCAACTGTGACAGCACAACTGTCAAactatttaaaatgttttctgttTAAAACAGGTCTTCCTTTTGGTAATCACCCAAAACTGACTTGGTAGCAAACCTATTTTCAAAACGCTGTGGTACTCACCCAGAGTCTCCCAGGATGATCACTTTGAGTAGAACTTTCTTCCTAGACGTCATTCTGTCTGAGCTGTAGAGAACACAAATGAAGGCTATTTGAGAAATACAAACTACACCCATGCTCTATGACTGACCAACGTATACACCTTTAAATCTGCACACTGCAGATTACAATTTGACTGTGACGatgacaaatgaaacattttcCAAAAATAGGTTTTTATGTATACCCCTTGAATCACTTTTTTTGAATTGCACAAGAGATTATCTACACTACCCACATGACAGAGAGAACCTGAACTTGGTGGATTTTAAAAATAGTGACCTCATCTCAATCTCACATTCTCATATCTATCTCACACAAAGAATCATTCCACAAAATACTTAACCTTTGACCAAAGGATGACCTTTAACCTGAATTAATCACATTATGTTTGATAGCAATAACCTCACAACTAGGGCAGAATTGATCTAATCCCAAAGGCTTCTCTGTGCCTGCAGCTCAGTGACATACCAACTGCTTCTGTTCTCCACTGGCTAATAAGGAACCTCCAGTAGCATGCTATGCATGTTGGCAATAAGCATTCCTCAGCTTTCTCCCCCTCCGGGCTGTTCATTGTATTTGTTCAAATATGACAATGAGTGCCTTGAATCAATTTAGCGCTACTATAGTCTTCAGGAGTTTTAAAAAAACGAAAAGAAACCTTTTGTGTGGTACTGGGACAGAGGTTTTACTGCGTGTGCAGTGCACTCATGCTCTTACTAGTCATGTGCTCTCTTTTGAAACCATTACTGGTCACAAGACACACGCGACACAGACACATAGCCATGCCTACTGTTGTACAGTGACGGACAGACCACTTCCCCTTTTCCCTGTGGACTGATCAACAGAAAGGCAGGACCACTAGCCAGTTGGACTTGAGCAGTCTCACACGTCGACAACATTCTCGTCTGTCAGACGCGTGACCACCCCCCTTTAAAAAGGTTATTGGCTGGCCACCTGAGCAGGGAGAACGAGCTGTGTGCATTGAAACGCCC encodes the following:
- the rab7a gene encoding ras-related protein Rab-7a, which produces MTSRKKVLLKVIILGDSGVGKTSLMNQYVNKKFSNQYKATIGADFLTKEVMVDDRLVTMQIWDTAGQERFQSLGVAFYRGADCCVLVFDVTAPNTFKTLDSWRDEFLIQASPRDPENFPFVVLGNKIDLENRQVTTKRAQAWCQSKNNIPYFETSAKEAINVEQAFQTIARNALKQETEVELYNEFPEPIKLDRNERAKPSAETCSC